A window of Haliscomenobacter hydrossis DSM 1100 contains these coding sequences:
- the modB gene encoding molybdate ABC transporter permease subunit, giving the protein MDFINTLLLTLRLATITTIILLVLGIPIAYRLAYSRSAWKPIVEALVSLPLVLPPTVIGFYLLLAFSPNSGLGQWLQTTFDLRLVFTFGGLVLGSVIYSFPFMVQPLQSGFEHLPAHLAEASYTLGKSSWTTLWRVLLPNIRPALLSGLVLSFAHTIGEFGVVLMIGGNIPGVTRVASIAIYDEVEALNFAEANRYALTLVLLTFVFLVLFFRYNRRSQPWISW; this is encoded by the coding sequence ATGGATTTCATCAATACACTATTGCTCACCCTGCGTTTGGCGACTATTACGACCATCATTTTACTGGTGCTGGGCATTCCCATCGCGTATCGTTTGGCGTACAGCCGCAGCGCCTGGAAGCCCATCGTTGAAGCCTTGGTGAGTTTGCCACTGGTACTGCCGCCGACAGTGATCGGGTTTTATTTGCTACTGGCCTTTAGCCCCAATAGTGGTTTGGGGCAATGGCTACAAACCACCTTCGACCTGCGTTTGGTTTTCACCTTTGGTGGATTGGTGTTAGGTTCGGTGATCTACAGCTTTCCGTTTATGGTGCAGCCGCTGCAATCGGGCTTTGAACATTTACCCGCACATCTGGCTGAGGCGTCCTACACCCTGGGAAAATCATCCTGGACGACTTTATGGCGGGTACTCTTGCCCAATATTCGTCCGGCCTTGCTGAGTGGTTTGGTTCTGTCTTTTGCCCACACCATTGGAGAATTTGGCGTCGTACTGATGATTGGGGGCAATATACCTGGCGTAACCAGAGTAGCCTCCATTGCCATTTACGATGAGGTGGAAGCCCTAAATTTTGCGGAAGCCAATCGTTATGCCTTGACTTTGGTGCTGCTCACCTTTGTTTTTCTGGTCTTGTTTTTTCGCTACAATCGCCGCTCGCAACCATGGATAAGCTGGTAA
- a CDS encoding alpha-ketoacid dehydrogenase subunit alpha/beta produces the protein MQDAAVDQMVFNREGFSDELLLSLYNQLLYPRLIEDKMLKLLRQGKVSKWFSGIGQEAIAVGATLALLPDEMIFPMHRNLGVFTARGVPFNRLFAQWQGKYSGYTKGRDRSFHFGTLEHHIVGMISHLGPQLSLADGVGLAHKLAGEGRVSLTFTGDGATSEGEFHEALNVAAVWQLPVIFLIENNGYGLSTPPTEQYRCAQLADKGIGYGMKALTVDGNNILEMYRTVRELAESMRENPEPVLLECMTFRMRGHEEASGTKYVPKALMDQWALRDPLSNYERFLMEEGLLTEGSKKDLTAQWKKHIDAGLQQAFDEGDPQNELQEELSDVYAPFVHTPTAPQSNSKTEKRFVDAISDGLRQAMEKHDKLVLMGQDIADYGGVFKITDGFVAQFGKERVRNTPLCESAIVGAALGLSLKGYKAMVEMQFADFVTCGFNQIINNLAKLHYRWGANADVVVRMPCGAGTSAGPFHSQSNEAWFFHTPGLKVVYPSTPYDAKGLLLASFEDPNPIMYFEHKALYRSLSEAIPDDYYTVEIGKARVVREGKALTVVTYGMGVLWAEKTIAELGIDAEIIDLRTLLPLDYETIETSVRKTNKVIILHEDTLVGGIGGEIAAHISEHLFEYLDAPVMREAALDTPIPFAGSLEKQFLPVVRFVEKVKKLMGY, from the coding sequence ATGCAAGACGCCGCTGTAGACCAAATGGTTTTCAACCGCGAAGGGTTCTCGGACGAGTTGCTGCTCAGTCTGTACAACCAACTTCTTTACCCTCGGCTGATCGAAGATAAGATGCTCAAGTTGCTTCGCCAAGGCAAAGTGAGCAAATGGTTTTCTGGCATTGGCCAGGAAGCCATTGCCGTAGGCGCTACCCTGGCCTTGCTCCCCGATGAAATGATTTTTCCGATGCACCGCAATCTGGGGGTTTTTACCGCTCGAGGGGTGCCATTTAATCGTCTGTTTGCTCAGTGGCAGGGCAAGTATTCGGGTTATACCAAGGGGCGGGATCGGTCTTTTCACTTTGGTACCCTGGAACACCATATTGTGGGGATGATTTCGCACCTGGGGCCGCAACTTTCACTGGCGGACGGGGTGGGTTTGGCCCACAAACTGGCTGGTGAAGGGCGCGTGAGCCTGACCTTTACCGGAGATGGTGCCACTAGCGAAGGTGAATTTCACGAAGCCCTCAACGTGGCGGCGGTCTGGCAACTTCCAGTTATTTTTTTGATTGAAAACAACGGCTACGGCCTCTCTACCCCGCCGACCGAACAATACCGCTGCGCCCAATTGGCCGACAAAGGGATAGGCTATGGCATGAAAGCCCTGACCGTAGACGGCAACAATATCCTGGAAATGTACCGCACGGTGCGTGAATTGGCGGAGTCCATGCGCGAAAACCCCGAACCGGTACTGCTGGAATGTATGACTTTCCGCATGCGTGGCCACGAAGAAGCCTCGGGTACCAAATACGTCCCCAAAGCCTTGATGGACCAATGGGCACTGCGCGACCCGCTTTCCAACTACGAACGCTTCCTGATGGAGGAAGGACTTTTGACCGAAGGCAGCAAAAAAGATCTGACCGCGCAATGGAAAAAGCACATCGACGCAGGACTGCAACAAGCTTTTGATGAAGGTGATCCGCAAAATGAGCTGCAAGAAGAATTGAGCGATGTGTATGCACCATTTGTGCACACGCCTACTGCACCACAAAGCAACAGCAAAACTGAAAAACGTTTTGTTGATGCCATATCGGATGGCTTACGACAAGCAATGGAAAAACACGACAAGTTGGTGCTGATGGGTCAGGATATTGCCGACTATGGCGGGGTGTTCAAAATCACCGACGGTTTTGTGGCCCAGTTTGGCAAAGAAAGGGTACGCAATACACCCTTGTGTGAAAGTGCCATCGTTGGGGCAGCCTTGGGCCTGAGCCTGAAAGGCTACAAAGCGATGGTGGAAATGCAATTCGCCGATTTTGTCACTTGTGGATTCAACCAGATCATTAATAACCTGGCCAAACTCCACTACCGTTGGGGTGCCAATGCCGATGTAGTCGTACGTATGCCTTGCGGAGCAGGTACAAGCGCGGGGCCTTTCCACTCACAAAGCAACGAGGCCTGGTTTTTTCATACGCCGGGGCTAAAAGTGGTGTACCCCTCCACGCCCTACGATGCCAAAGGCTTGCTGTTGGCTAGCTTTGAAGATCCAAATCCGATCATGTACTTTGAGCACAAGGCCTTGTACCGCAGCCTGAGTGAAGCCATTCCAGATGATTATTACACCGTAGAAATTGGCAAAGCGCGTGTCGTGCGCGAAGGCAAAGCCCTCACCGTGGTGACCTACGGCATGGGGGTACTCTGGGCCGAAAAAACCATCGCCGAACTGGGTATTGACGCCGAAATCATCGACCTGCGCACCTTGTTGCCCCTGGATTACGAGACCATCGAAACCAGTGTGCGCAAAACCAATAAAGTGATCATCCTGCATGAGGATACGCTGGTGGGCGGTATTGGCGGGGAGATTGCGGCACACATTTCAGAACACTTGTTTGAATACCTGGATGCACCTGTGATGCGAGAGGCCGCGCTGGATACCCCGATTCCGTTTGCGGGTTCGCTGGAAAAGCAGTTTTTGCCAGTGGTGCGGTTTGTGGAGAAAGTGAAGAAGTTGATGGGGTATTGA
- a CDS encoding VWA domain-containing protein: MDKEEQLKRWRLVLGQASDPQESISMGEDEQGMDKVLDALYDSERERGLGSSSPNVTRWLGDIRKYFPAPVIQLMQKDALERLRLHQMLLQPELLETLQPDVHLVSTLLSLKKVLPAQTRETAREVIRKVVKDLEKKLRQPLQNAIQGSLSRVARSRRPKPNAIDWHRTIRANLKHYQVEYKSIIPEKLWGYGRRQPKMKDLILLVDQSGSMAASVVYAGIIGSIMASMPSITTRFIVFDTSVVDLTEQLHDAVDLLFATQLGGGTHISKALRYGRQHIRQPRNTIMVLISDLMEGGPAEDLIRQAMEIKTSGVNLIALLALNDKGAPMYDHHIADQFTQLDIPTFACTPDAFPDLMAKAIKGERLRAEL; this comes from the coding sequence ATGGATAAAGAAGAACAACTCAAACGCTGGCGCCTGGTTTTGGGCCAAGCCTCCGACCCTCAGGAGTCCATCAGCATGGGGGAGGATGAGCAGGGCATGGACAAGGTTCTGGATGCCCTGTACGACAGTGAGCGCGAGCGTGGGCTGGGCAGTTCTTCGCCCAATGTCACCCGTTGGTTGGGCGATATCCGCAAATATTTCCCCGCGCCTGTTATCCAATTGATGCAAAAAGACGCCCTGGAGCGCCTGCGTTTGCACCAGATGTTGTTACAGCCGGAGCTTTTGGAAACTTTGCAGCCCGACGTCCATTTGGTCAGCACCTTGCTGAGTCTAAAAAAAGTATTGCCTGCCCAAACCCGCGAAACAGCCCGCGAAGTGATTCGCAAAGTGGTGAAAGATCTGGAAAAAAAATTACGGCAACCCCTGCAAAATGCCATCCAGGGCAGCTTAAGCCGAGTAGCCCGATCCAGGAGACCAAAACCCAATGCCATCGACTGGCACCGCACCATCCGCGCCAATTTGAAGCATTATCAAGTTGAATACAAATCCATCATTCCCGAAAAACTCTGGGGTTATGGTCGCCGCCAGCCCAAGATGAAAGATTTAATTTTGCTGGTGGACCAAAGTGGTTCCATGGCCGCGTCGGTGGTGTATGCGGGCATCATTGGCTCCATCATGGCTTCCATGCCCAGCATTACGACCCGTTTTATTGTGTTCGATACCAGCGTAGTAGACCTAACGGAACAGCTGCACGATGCGGTAGATTTGCTTTTCGCCACCCAACTGGGCGGCGGCACCCACATCAGCAAAGCTTTGCGTTATGGCCGCCAGCACATTCGGCAGCCACGGAATACGATCATGGTCTTGATTTCGGATTTAATGGAAGGTGGCCCCGCAGAAGATTTGATCCGCCAGGCCATGGAGATCAAAACATCCGGGGTAAACTTGATCGCCCTACTCGCCCTCAACGACAAAGGAGCACCGATGTACGATCACCATATCGCCGACCAATTTACCCAGTTGGATATTCCTACTTTTGCCTGTACACCCGATGCTTTTCCGGATCTGATGGCCAAGGCGATCAAAGGGGAGCGACTGCGGGCGGAGTTGTAA
- a CDS encoding phosphoribosylanthranilate isomerase — translation MPTIKIKAGSITNLTDARYFSAWEVEWLGFNLSEGEENAIAPMQLAAIREWVEGPKIVGEFSLSPKEEILHYVAELQLDAVQVGMFTDLATVMDLSYQLPVIKEIVVEKTTTAGDVEFMLTHFAPHVTYFLLNFDKGGFSWEQVQKGEILNVQVLQDFCQNFPILLGIGVAASELKSMLELLQPVGLNLLGGEEEKIGVKSFDDVDEIFEHLSLG, via the coding sequence ATGCCAACCATTAAAATCAAAGCTGGATCGATTACCAACCTTACCGACGCACGGTATTTCTCGGCATGGGAGGTCGAATGGTTGGGTTTCAACCTGAGTGAGGGAGAGGAAAACGCCATTGCCCCGATGCAGTTAGCGGCCATACGCGAGTGGGTGGAAGGGCCTAAAATTGTGGGGGAATTTAGCCTCTCGCCCAAAGAGGAAATTTTACACTATGTGGCAGAGCTTCAACTTGATGCCGTTCAGGTGGGCATGTTTACGGATCTCGCCACCGTGATGGATCTCTCTTACCAGCTGCCCGTGATCAAGGAAATTGTGGTGGAAAAAACGACGACAGCGGGGGATGTTGAATTTATGCTCACCCATTTTGCACCCCATGTCACCTATTTTTTGCTCAACTTTGATAAAGGAGGATTCAGTTGGGAGCAGGTACAAAAAGGAGAAATCCTGAACGTACAAGTCCTTCAGGATTTCTGCCAAAACTTTCCAATCCTGTTGGGAATCGGGGTAGCAGCAAGTGAACTCAAATCGATGTTGGAACTGCTGCAACCCGTGGGCCTCAACCTATTGGGGGGAGAAGAAGAAAAAATTGGGGTAAAGTCTTTTGATGATGTAGATGAGATTTTTGAACACCTGTCCTTGGGATAA
- a CDS encoding aldo/keto reductase gives MNYKLLGRSGLRVSELCLGTMGFGKEWNWGADYDTSKQIFELYANAGGNFLDTANRYTEGTSEKWLGEFIASNRDHFVVATKYSLRDGTGDPNFAGNSRKNMMRSVEGSLKRLGTDFIDLFWVHAWDGLTPVDEVMRGLDDLVSQGKVHYIGISDTPAWIVSQANTLAELRGWARFVALQVEYSLLQRTPERDLLPMANAFGMAVTPWAPLAGGALTGKYLRGEKGRLPEASARRAEYANRVAQAVVDAAEDLGVSPAQLAIRWTMEQGKMVIPIVGATKPAQLEDCLGAVNVEFTEEILASLNELSQIELGFPHDFLRQPGVIDVLYGGAETYEKIQR, from the coding sequence ATGAATTACAAACTACTAGGCCGCAGTGGCCTCCGCGTTTCAGAACTTTGCCTGGGCACCATGGGTTTTGGCAAAGAATGGAATTGGGGCGCGGATTACGATACCTCCAAACAAATCTTTGAGCTCTACGCCAATGCCGGTGGCAATTTTCTGGATACCGCCAACCGCTATACCGAAGGCACTTCCGAAAAATGGCTCGGTGAATTCATTGCCTCCAATCGCGATCATTTTGTAGTGGCCACCAAATATTCGCTTCGTGATGGAACGGGTGACCCCAATTTTGCGGGCAACTCGCGTAAAAACATGATGCGCTCCGTGGAAGGCAGCCTCAAACGCCTGGGTACTGATTTCATTGACCTATTCTGGGTACACGCCTGGGATGGACTTACCCCGGTAGACGAAGTCATGCGCGGGTTGGATGACCTGGTATCCCAGGGCAAGGTGCATTACATCGGTATTTCTGATACGCCAGCCTGGATCGTGTCTCAGGCCAATACCCTGGCGGAGTTGCGCGGCTGGGCGCGTTTTGTAGCTTTGCAAGTAGAGTACAGTCTTTTGCAACGCACGCCGGAACGTGATCTTTTGCCCATGGCCAATGCTTTTGGCATGGCCGTTACGCCTTGGGCTCCGCTTGCTGGAGGTGCTTTGACGGGCAAATACCTGCGTGGAGAAAAGGGTAGACTTCCCGAAGCCAGTGCACGGCGGGCGGAATATGCCAATCGGGTGGCTCAAGCTGTAGTGGATGCGGCAGAAGACCTGGGGGTTTCTCCCGCGCAATTGGCCATTCGTTGGACGATGGAACAGGGCAAAATGGTTATTCCGATTGTTGGGGCGACTAAACCAGCACAGTTGGAGGATTGCCTCGGTGCGGTGAATGTAGAATTTACCGAAGAAATACTGGCCAGTTTGAATGAACTCAGTCAGATTGAACTGGGGTTCCCGCACGACTTCCTGCGACAGCCAGGAGTCATTGATGTGTTGTATGGAGGGGCGGAGACGTATGAGAAAATTCAACGTTGA
- a CDS encoding lysylphosphatidylglycerol synthase transmembrane domain-containing protein, with protein sequence MKQEAENLTTDQQKVLKSISPYRIIIPAVLGVIGVMYMLWRNFDLEEFRRIQWTTHVYFWIGLGILTVLIRDLAYALRLRALTNKELSWWKCIEVVIIWEFSSAVSPSALGGSAVAFFILSQEKLSVARTVTIVTYTIVLDALFMLCTLPVLFAIFGFDILRPGAESFADLGQWGYLALGFYIFMIVYSIIFAYGIFIGPHKMKRFLGWVTNNRLLKRFHQAALKLGEDLVISSQGLREQGWKIHLQAIVGTLLAWVFRFLLISCLVIAFTPNLPLTIHFQAELYARLQTMFFVVMFSPTPGGAGIIELAFNGFLTDYVHSNTHATVISTIWRLMSYYLYLIAGAIVVPNWIREVFNVKREKPLEKKPD encoded by the coding sequence GTGAAGCAAGAAGCAGAGAATTTGACAACAGATCAGCAGAAAGTTTTAAAATCTATTTCTCCTTATCGAATCATTATACCAGCCGTACTTGGAGTTATTGGAGTAATGTACATGTTGTGGCGCAATTTTGACCTGGAGGAGTTCCGGCGCATCCAATGGACCACACATGTGTACTTCTGGATTGGCTTAGGTATACTCACGGTGTTGATTCGAGACTTGGCCTATGCTTTACGCTTGCGGGCATTGACCAATAAAGAACTTTCCTGGTGGAAATGTATAGAAGTTGTCATCATTTGGGAGTTTAGCTCCGCTGTGTCCCCTTCCGCTTTGGGAGGCTCAGCAGTCGCTTTTTTTATTCTTTCGCAAGAAAAATTATCGGTAGCCCGCACCGTGACCATCGTGACGTACACCATTGTACTGGATGCCTTGTTCATGTTATGCACTTTGCCCGTTTTATTTGCCATTTTCGGCTTTGACATCTTACGTCCGGGTGCAGAATCCTTTGCCGATTTGGGACAATGGGGGTATTTGGCATTGGGTTTTTATATTTTTATGATCGTGTATTCGATCATTTTCGCCTACGGAATTTTTATTGGTCCGCACAAAATGAAACGTTTTTTGGGCTGGGTGACGAACAATCGTTTGCTGAAACGATTCCACCAAGCAGCTTTAAAACTGGGCGAAGACCTGGTTATCTCTTCGCAAGGCTTACGCGAACAAGGTTGGAAAATTCACTTACAGGCGATTGTAGGGACGCTCTTGGCCTGGGTGTTTCGCTTTTTGCTGATCAGTTGTCTGGTCATCGCATTTACCCCCAACCTTCCACTGACAATTCATTTTCAAGCGGAGTTGTACGCGCGGCTACAAACCATGTTTTTTGTCGTCATGTTCAGCCCTACGCCGGGCGGAGCAGGAATCATTGAGTTGGCTTTCAACGGCTTTTTGACGGATTATGTGCACAGCAATACCCATGCTACGGTGATTTCCACCATCTGGCGATTGATGTCGTATTATCTTTATTTGATAGCTGGAGCCATTGTAGTGCCGAATTGGATTCGGGAGGTGTTTAATGTCAAGAGGGAAAAACCCCTTGAAAAAAAACCAGATTGA
- a CDS encoding ABC transporter ATP-binding protein, which translates to MDKLVSTLNCTLHLRDGQRSFELDVDFHLAAGELLALSGPSGSGKTSVLRILAGLESRAKGRLVFQGQVWQDHTQHIFLPPQQRSIGVVFQDYALFPNMNVRQNLHFALPKNESTALIDELLEVMDLQDLARAFPLELSGGQQQRVALARALVRRPKLLLLDEPLSALDTQMREHLQQYIQELHERYALTTLLISHHPEEIQRLAQRVLVMEKGKIVAETIPAEERKKGFLLRAIWMGVVEGKAQVKLGDNLLQTAVKGNEVLAYSVGEVVWIRMLSKDEFEVLPKTS; encoded by the coding sequence ATGGATAAGCTGGTAAGTACCCTCAATTGTACCCTGCACTTGCGAGATGGACAGCGCTCCTTTGAACTGGATGTGGATTTTCACCTTGCTGCGGGAGAACTTTTGGCCCTCAGCGGCCCATCGGGCAGTGGCAAAACCTCGGTGTTGCGCATTTTGGCCGGACTCGAAAGCCGGGCCAAAGGTAGGCTGGTGTTCCAGGGACAAGTTTGGCAAGACCATACCCAACATATCTTTTTACCCCCACAACAGCGTTCGATCGGGGTTGTTTTTCAGGATTATGCCCTCTTTCCCAACATGAACGTGCGTCAAAACCTGCATTTTGCCTTGCCTAAAAACGAAAGTACAGCCTTGATTGATGAGCTATTGGAAGTGATGGACTTACAGGATTTGGCGCGGGCTTTTCCACTGGAATTGTCGGGCGGGCAACAGCAAAGAGTCGCATTGGCGCGGGCCCTCGTGCGGCGCCCCAAACTATTGCTCCTGGATGAACCCCTTTCAGCACTCGATACCCAGATGCGGGAGCATTTGCAACAATACATTCAGGAACTACACGAACGGTATGCCTTGACCACTTTGTTGATCAGCCACCACCCCGAAGAAATTCAACGCCTGGCCCAGCGGGTATTGGTCATGGAAAAAGGAAAAATTGTAGCCGAGACCATTCCCGCAGAGGAAAGAAAAAAAGGATTCCTGCTACGCGCCATTTGGATGGGCGTGGTGGAAGGTAAAGCGCAAGTCAAATTGGGCGATAATTTGTTACAAACAGCGGTAAAAGGGAATGAAGTGCTGGCGTATTCGGTTGGAGAGGTGGTTTGGATTAGAATGTTGAGTAAGGATGAGTTTGAAGTTTTGCCTAAAACTTCTTAA
- a CDS encoding Uma2 family endonuclease, with amino-acid sequence MSTLTAIDQTKQKKTGAKPRRVSKARFLREYADREDGYKYEWNNGIIEKTESMNQQQAFIQAIIMRYFTKTQIFLDGGLFTAETNMDTSPSQLRRPDLAIYTAAQLQKMRQGENQIASWVAEVISANDQANLINKKLDEYFLAGVQVVWHIYPESKQVHVFTSPETVTICRGKTVCSAAPALVDLEMSAEELFA; translated from the coding sequence ATGTCCACTTTAACTGCAATTGATCAAACCAAGCAAAAGAAAACGGGTGCAAAACCTCGCCGCGTGTCGAAAGCACGCTTTTTGCGGGAGTATGCAGATCGTGAAGATGGGTATAAGTATGAATGGAATAATGGTATAATAGAAAAAACGGAGTCGATGAATCAGCAGCAGGCGTTCATTCAGGCAATTATTATGCGGTATTTTACCAAAACTCAAATTTTCTTGGATGGAGGATTATTTACAGCTGAAACAAATATGGATACGTCGCCTAGTCAATTGCGCAGGCCAGATTTAGCTATTTATACCGCAGCTCAATTGCAAAAAATGAGACAGGGTGAAAATCAAATTGCATCTTGGGTCGCAGAAGTAATCTCCGCCAATGACCAAGCCAATTTAATCAACAAAAAACTGGACGAATACTTCCTTGCTGGCGTACAAGTGGTCTGGCACATTTATCCGGAATCCAAACAAGTTCACGTATTTACGTCGCCGGAAACGGTGACCATTTGCCGGGGAAAGACGGTGTGTAGCGCGGCGCCAGCGTTGGTGGATTTGGAGATGAGTGCGGAGGAGTTGTTTGCGTGA
- a CDS encoding GNAT family N-acetyltransferase, with translation MIRIERVFPKDILTLQKVVKETYLPYFRYLWHDEGKAYLAAMNDLFVLNQHLQNPFNQYYFACNEQGEILGYLKIILFAPVPEEDLPLALCIDKLYLYEAARGKGIGKALMNFAETKAREEDPQINCLWLRVMDSNPYNLDFYAKHGFNVLHKRWLDLPQMKEEYRGILTMVKKI, from the coding sequence ATGATACGGATTGAACGGGTTTTCCCCAAGGACATTCTGACTTTGCAAAAAGTAGTGAAAGAAACCTATTTACCTTATTTTCGTTACCTCTGGCATGATGAAGGGAAGGCATATCTGGCTGCTATGAACGATCTATTTGTGTTGAATCAACATCTACAAAACCCCTTTAATCAGTATTATTTCGCCTGCAATGAGCAAGGTGAAATTTTGGGATACCTCAAAATAATTCTATTTGCACCGGTTCCCGAAGAAGATTTGCCATTGGCGCTTTGTATCGATAAACTTTACCTTTATGAAGCTGCACGGGGAAAAGGAATCGGAAAAGCGCTGATGAACTTTGCAGAAACAAAAGCGCGTGAAGAAGATCCTCAAATCAACTGCTTATGGCTCCGCGTCATGGACAGCAATCCTTATAATTTAGATTTTTATGCCAAACATGGGTTTAACGTTTTGCACAAACGTTGGTTGGATTTGCCGCAGATGAAAGAGGAGTATCGGGGAATACTTACGATGGTTAAAAAAATTTAA